A region from the Muribaculum gordoncarteri genome encodes:
- a CDS encoding site-specific integrase yields the protein MAKVENKSRQNPKLVQLELQDGRASLSLEYYLGRSETPVLDENGEQVIYESGPSKGRVKYSIKHVRRREKLNLYIWLKPRNAQERLQNKNTLQLAEKIRFEKEQEFLESREGYRLKGETEIDFLKYFREQHCNSTTFTKGVKSGYKTSYSRLIGFLESSPKYKKFSTFLRMDLIDTEMVMAFAEYCKKVGTGEGPKKSLHWFHRVVLNAIDAGYMKKDPCKGVSIKFDVNILTKDILTMDEIRRMMITHYPGENLMIRRAFLFSCFTGIRKCDIERLTYSNIDFTTMTLRFNQKKIEWRSAHSGVTMPLNEHLMKLIGDLPEDRSTLIFPLTSEGRTIYRHLYKWTRAAGINKHITWHCARHSFAVNILDNGADIKTVSSLMGHASLKMTEKYLHVVDSRKQQAIDSLGEITL from the coding sequence ATGGCGAAAGTCGAAAATAAAAGCAGACAAAATCCGAAACTTGTCCAACTGGAACTTCAGGACGGCAGGGCAAGTCTCTCTCTCGAATATTATCTCGGTCGCTCCGAAACTCCTGTTCTTGATGAGAATGGTGAGCAGGTAATCTACGAGTCTGGCCCGTCAAAAGGTCGTGTGAAATATTCTATCAAACATGTGCGCCGCCGGGAGAAACTGAATCTCTATATTTGGCTGAAACCACGCAACGCCCAGGAGCGGTTGCAGAACAAGAACACCTTACAGCTTGCGGAGAAAATACGTTTTGAAAAAGAACAAGAGTTTCTTGAATCCCGTGAGGGCTATCGACTCAAAGGCGAAACTGAGATTGACTTCCTCAAATACTTCCGTGAGCAGCATTGCAACTCGACAACATTCACTAAAGGCGTCAAGTCTGGATACAAGACGTCTTACAGCCGCCTTATAGGTTTCTTGGAATCCTCCCCAAAATACAAGAAATTCTCAACATTTCTGAGAATGGACTTGATAGACACAGAAATGGTGATGGCATTTGCTGAATATTGCAAGAAAGTCGGCACTGGCGAGGGCCCGAAGAAATCCCTTCATTGGTTTCATCGAGTCGTACTTAACGCCATTGATGCCGGATATATGAAGAAAGATCCATGCAAGGGCGTGTCCATCAAGTTTGATGTCAATATTTTGACCAAGGACATTCTGACGATGGACGAGATACGGCGAATGATGATAACGCATTATCCCGGAGAGAATCTGATGATAAGACGTGCATTCCTGTTCAGTTGCTTTACAGGCATACGCAAGTGTGACATCGAGAGGTTGACTTACTCCAACATTGACTTCACGACCATGACACTGCGCTTCAATCAGAAGAAAATCGAATGGAGGAGCGCACATAGTGGAGTGACAATGCCGCTGAACGAACATCTGATGAAACTTATCGGAGACTTGCCTGAAGACCGCAGTACATTGATTTTCCCTCTAACATCGGAGGGGCGCACCATATACCGTCATCTTTATAAATGGACGAGAGCCGCAGGAATCAACAAACATATCACGTGGCACTGCGCCCGTCACAGTTTCGCAGTGAATATCCTTGACAATGGAGCTGACATCAAGACCGTGTCATCGCTGATGGGACACGCGAGTTTGAAAATGACGGAGAAATATCTCCATGTGGTTGATTCAAGAAAGCAACAGGCGATAGACAGCCTTGGGGAAATAACGTTGTGA
- a CDS encoding ParA family protein: MTDPKFVAFSTQKGGAGKTTLTVLAASYLYYVKGLKVLVVDCDYSQYSIEEMRQRDKDLIECSPQFKKLFSDNLRQTKLAPYPLLTAKPEEAMQKVREIIEDGNDIDIVFFDLPGTVNNRGVVNILNCMDTVIVPVAADKVILESSLAFALKIQEWLTTGRTQVKQMYMLWNLVDAREKTDLYDQYEAVFEEYGLMTLKTKIPDTKKYRREGSKTLNRAVFRSTVMPPDKTLLKGTRLSELTDELLDLLKL, translated from the coding sequence ATGACAGACCCCAAATTTGTCGCTTTCTCCACCCAGAAAGGGGGAGCAGGCAAAACCACTCTGACCGTTTTGGCGGCGAGTTACCTCTACTATGTGAAGGGGCTTAAAGTCCTTGTCGTGGACTGCGACTATTCGCAGTACAGCATCGAAGAGATGCGCCAGCGCGACAAAGACCTGATCGAGTGCAGCCCCCAGTTCAAGAAACTTTTTTCCGACAATCTGCGCCAGACCAAACTCGCACCTTATCCTCTCCTGACGGCAAAGCCGGAGGAGGCTATGCAGAAGGTACGCGAAATCATCGAGGACGGCAACGATATAGACATCGTTTTCTTCGACCTGCCAGGCACGGTCAATAACCGTGGTGTCGTCAACATTCTCAACTGCATGGATACGGTTATCGTGCCCGTCGCAGCCGACAAGGTTATCCTTGAAAGCTCACTCGCCTTCGCCCTGAAGATACAGGAGTGGCTCACTACCGGACGCACACAGGTCAAACAGATGTATATGCTCTGGAATCTCGTCGATGCCCGCGAGAAAACAGACCTCTACGACCAGTATGAGGCGGTTTTCGAGGAATACGGTCTTATGACGCTTAAAACCAAGATCCCGGATACCAAAAAGTATCGGCGTGAAGGGTCAAAGACACTCAACCGCGCCGTGTTCCGCTCGACGGTTATGCCGCCGGACAAGACACTGCTCAAAGGGACCCGTCTGTCGGAACTTACCGATGAATTGCTCGATTTACTCAAACTCTGA
- a CDS encoding DUF3408 domain-containing protein, with product MAKKYESEIDPDEFIRSFREESSSLSTLKRKPKESPTPDTPDSTEDRAASTKSSHAPAKQSSADTKREAQFRERFITRTTYLRPQVKFLMVEIDPVLIGKIKRLIAFENGSCSLKSYINNVLASHFEEYADVINPKL from the coding sequence ATGGCAAAGAAATATGAGTCGGAAATCGATCCCGATGAGTTCATCAGGTCATTCAGAGAGGAGTCCTCCTCTCTGTCAACGCTGAAAAGGAAGCCTAAAGAAAGTCCGACGCCTGATACACCCGATTCGACAGAAGACAGGGCTGCCTCCACCAAATCCAGTCACGCGCCCGCGAAACAATCTTCTGCCGATACAAAACGGGAGGCCCAGTTCCGTGAACGATTTATCACGAGAACGACCTATCTGCGTCCACAGGTCAAATTCCTTATGGTAGAGATAGACCCGGTTCTGATTGGTAAAATCAAGAGGCTTATCGCTTTCGAGAACGGTTCCTGCTCCCTCAAATCCTATATCAACAATGTACTGGCATCCCATTTTGAGGAGTATGCCGATGTAATCAACCCCAAACTCTAA
- a CDS encoding DUF3408 domain-containing protein, whose product MERFVYNNTYAAPQVKYVTTEIDPEIVWKIRSILFGRKKGRVCSLKAFINNVLAAHLEEYADVINQLKL is encoded by the coding sequence ATGGAACGATTCGTATATAACAATACGTATGCGGCTCCACAAGTCAAATACGTCACGACAGAGATAGACCCTGAAATTGTATGGAAAATACGTAGTATCCTGTTCGGCCGCAAGAAAGGGCGCGTATGCTCGCTAAAGGCTTTCATCAACAACGTACTGGCAGCCCATCTGGAGGAATATGCCGATGTTATCAACCAGCTTAAACTCTAA
- a CDS encoding DUF3408 domain-containing protein → MPKSPFVTINVNPATDIDVRAAEERRKYAAKFLRPGIVRSNTKVYIYPEVHAVLSRMADRFRDTGASIGSYVSEILLDHFANNREVMEGLYDENSQPLF, encoded by the coding sequence ATGCCCAAATCCCCGTTTGTAACCATCAACGTGAATCCGGCCACTGACATAGATGTCAGAGCCGCCGAGGAGCGCAGGAAATATGCCGCCAAGTTTCTCCGGCCAGGCATTGTGCGCTCCAACACCAAAGTGTATATCTATCCCGAAGTCCATGCCGTCCTGAGCCGCATGGCAGACAGGTTCCGTGATACCGGCGCCTCCATCGGCTCGTATGTATCGGAGATCCTTCTCGACCACTTCGCCAACAACCGCGAGGTCATGGAAGGTCTCTATGACGAGAACAGCCAGCCTCTTTTCTGA
- a CDS encoding DUF4134 domain-containing protein has translation MRRPMAAMLTLMICAANLYAAGNGLAGINEATSMMTSYFDPATKLIYAIGAVVGLIGGVKVYGKFSSGDPDTSKTAASWFGACIFLVVAATILRSFFL, from the coding sequence ATGCGCCGCCCTATGGCCGCCATGCTCACACTGATGATATGTGCCGCCAATCTCTATGCCGCCGGCAACGGTCTGGCAGGCATCAACGAGGCAACCTCGATGATGACCTCCTATTTCGATCCCGCCACGAAGCTGATTTATGCCATCGGCGCAGTCGTCGGTCTTATCGGCGGTGTCAAGGTCTATGGCAAGTTCAGCTCCGGCGATCCCGACACGAGCAAGACCGCCGCATCGTGGTTCGGTGCCTGTATCTTCCTTGTTGTCGCCGCCACAATTCTGCGCTCGTTCTTCCTCTAA
- a CDS encoding DUF4133 domain-containing protein: MMEYSVNKGIGRTVEYKGLKAQYLFIFAGGLIADFILFVILYMCGVQQGLCIGFGAISASVLVWYTFHLNGKYGQYGLMKLTSVKYRPRYIINRLRVRNILKGGCR, from the coding sequence CTGATGGAATACTCTGTTAACAAGGGCATAGGCAGGACGGTCGAATATAAGGGGCTTAAAGCGCAGTACCTGTTCATCTTCGCAGGAGGTCTTATCGCCGATTTCATACTGTTCGTAATCCTCTATATGTGCGGGGTGCAGCAGGGTCTGTGCATAGGCTTCGGTGCCATAAGCGCGTCGGTGCTGGTGTGGTACACTTTCCACCTCAACGGCAAGTACGGCCAGTACGGACTTATGAAGCTCACATCGGTGAAATACCGTCCCCGATATATCATCAACCGTCTGCGTGTGCGCAATATATTGAAGGGAGGCTGCCGATGA
- a CDS encoding TraG family conjugative transposon ATPase, whose translation MRNILKATTLESKLPLLAVEHGCIISKDADITVCYEVTLPELFTVTSQEYEAMHAAWCKAIKVLPRFTVAHKQDWFVSENYKPELQKDDLSFLDRSFERHFNERPYLAHKCYLYLTKTTKERMRQQSNFSTLCCGRITPKELNHDMIVGFMEAVGQFERIINDTGYISLRSMGDDEIVGTDSTSGIIERYLLLSTDDVTCLEDIDLSPKEMRVGDKMLCLHTLSDTDDLPGKVSTDNRYERLSTDRSDCRLSFASPVGLLLPCNHIYNQYVFIDDHDENLAKFEKTARNMNSLSRYSRSNAINKEWIDRYLNEAHSYGLTSVRCHCNIMAWSDDAEELRRIKNDVGGQLATMGCMPRHNTIDCPTLYWAAMPGNEADFPAEESFYTFIEPAVCFFTAETNYRSSLSPFGIKMVDRLTGKPVHLDISDEPMKRGITTNRNKFILGPSGSGKSFFTNHLVRQYYEQGAHILLIDTGNSYEGLCNLIHNRTHGEDGVYYTYTEEKPISFNPFFTEDGVFDVEKKDSIKTLLLTLWKSEDDRVSKTESGELGSALSMFLEKMKKDRDIVPCFNSFYEFMRDEYRAEMAQRPIPIYKQDFDIDNFLTTLRQYYHGGRFDFLLNSRENIDLLNKRFVVFEIDAIRDNKDLFPVVTIIIMEAFINKMRRLKGVRKVLICEEAWKALSTANMAEYMRYMFKTVRKYFGEAVVVTQEVDDIISSPIVKETIINNSDCKILLDQRKYMNRFDQIQELLGLTDKEKAQILSINLSNNPNRLYKEVWIGLGGTQSAVYATEVSPEEYLAYTTEETEKMQVLARARQLGGDIEAAIKQLANERREN comes from the coding sequence ATGAGAAACATACTGAAAGCCACAACACTGGAGTCAAAGCTGCCGCTTCTCGCCGTGGAACACGGCTGTATCATCAGCAAGGATGCCGACATAACCGTGTGCTACGAGGTTACGCTGCCGGAGCTGTTCACCGTCACATCGCAGGAATACGAGGCTATGCACGCCGCATGGTGCAAGGCTATCAAGGTATTGCCCCGCTTCACGGTGGCGCATAAGCAGGACTGGTTTGTGTCGGAGAATTATAAGCCGGAACTGCAAAAAGATGATTTGTCTTTTCTTGACAGGAGCTTCGAGCGTCATTTCAACGAGCGTCCGTATCTGGCGCACAAGTGCTACCTGTATCTGACAAAGACCACAAAGGAGCGTATGCGACAGCAGTCCAACTTCTCCACACTCTGCTGTGGGCGTATCACTCCGAAGGAACTCAATCACGATATGATTGTGGGCTTCATGGAAGCCGTGGGCCAGTTCGAGCGCATAATCAACGACACCGGATATATCTCGCTGCGCAGCATGGGTGACGATGAGATTGTCGGCACCGACAGCACATCGGGCATCATCGAGAGGTATCTCTTGCTGTCAACCGACGATGTAACCTGTCTGGAGGATATAGACCTGTCGCCGAAAGAAATGCGCGTCGGCGACAAGATGCTATGTCTGCACACCCTCTCGGACACCGACGACCTGCCAGGAAAGGTCAGCACCGACAACCGCTATGAACGCCTGTCAACCGACAGAAGCGATTGCAGACTGAGCTTCGCATCTCCCGTGGGTCTGCTCCTGCCGTGCAACCACATCTATAACCAGTATGTGTTTATCGACGACCACGACGAGAATCTGGCGAAGTTTGAAAAGACGGCGCGCAATATGAACTCGCTTTCAAGGTACAGCCGTTCCAACGCAATCAATAAGGAGTGGATAGACCGCTATCTGAACGAGGCACACAGCTATGGTCTTACATCAGTGCGCTGCCACTGCAACATCATGGCTTGGAGTGACGATGCCGAGGAACTGCGCCGGATAAAGAACGATGTCGGTGGTCAGCTTGCGACTATGGGATGTATGCCGAGGCACAACACCATCGACTGCCCGACGCTGTATTGGGCGGCTATGCCCGGCAACGAAGCGGATTTCCCTGCCGAGGAAAGTTTCTATACTTTCATCGAGCCTGCCGTCTGCTTCTTCACTGCCGAAACAAACTACCGTTCCTCACTCTCCCCATTTGGAATAAAAATGGTGGATCGCCTTACGGGTAAACCTGTCCACTTGGATATTTCCGACGAGCCGATGAAGCGCGGCATAACCACCAACCGCAACAAGTTCATTCTCGGCCCGTCGGGTAGCGGCAAGTCTTTCTTCACCAACCATCTGGTACGACAGTATTACGAGCAAGGCGCGCATATCCTGCTGATTGACACCGGCAATTCCTACGAAGGTCTGTGCAACCTTATCCACAACCGTACCCACGGCGAAGACGGTGTGTATTACACCTACACCGAGGAAAAGCCGATTTCTTTCAATCCGTTTTTCACCGAGGACGGGGTGTTTGATGTTGAGAAAAAGGACTCCATCAAGACGCTGCTTCTCACGCTCTGGAAGTCAGAGGACGACAGAGTTTCCAAAACGGAGAGTGGCGAATTAGGCTCCGCACTGTCGATGTTCCTTGAAAAGATGAAGAAAGACCGCGACATCGTTCCCTGCTTCAACTCTTTCTATGAGTTTATGCGCGATGAATACCGTGCTGAAATGGCGCAGCGTCCTATCCCCATCTACAAGCAGGATTTTGACATCGACAACTTCCTGACTACATTAAGGCAGTATTATCATGGCGGCCGCTTTGACTTCCTGCTGAACTCCAGAGAGAACATCGACCTGCTTAACAAGCGTTTCGTGGTATTCGAGATTGACGCTATCCGCGACAACAAAGACCTGTTCCCGGTGGTGACAATCATCATCATGGAAGCCTTCATCAACAAGATGCGCCGTCTGAAAGGAGTGCGGAAAGTCCTTATCTGCGAGGAGGCTTGGAAAGCGTTGTCAACGGCGAATATGGCTGAATATATGCGCTATATGTTCAAGACAGTGCGCAAATATTTCGGCGAGGCTGTGGTGGTTACACAGGAGGTTGACGACATAATATCGTCGCCGATTGTCAAGGAGACCATCATCAACAACTCCGACTGCAAGATACTTCTCGACCAGAGAAAGTATATGAACCGCTTTGACCAGATACAAGAGCTGCTGGGACTTACCGATAAGGAGAAGGCGCAGATACTCAGTATCAATCTCTCCAATAATCCGAACCGATTATATAAGGAGGTGTGGATCGGGCTGGGCGGAACACAGTCGGCGGTGTATGCAACCGAGGTATCGCCGGAGGAATACCTCGCCTACACGACCGAGGAAACGGAGAAGATGCAGGTACTCGCCCGCGCCCGTCAGCTCGGCGGCGACATCGAGGCGGCTATCAAACAATTAGCCAACGAGAGGAGAGAGAACTGA
- a CDS encoding DUF4141 domain-containing protein, which yields MKQLKFLIPLIALCLLLGTGRASAQWTVIDPSNIAQSIVNNSKSLVQESQTATHMVKNFQETVKIYQQAKKYYDALQSVNNLVRDARKVQQTILMLGNISGYYVNNFQKMLTDPNFTSAELSAIASGYTRILEEANGVLGDLKQVVNITTLSMTDKDRMDVVDDCYKEMKRLKNLTAYYTNKNISVSYLRAKKKADTKRVVALYGDGSEKYW from the coding sequence ATGAAGCAATTAAAGTTTCTTATTCCCCTAATCGCCCTGTGCCTTCTTTTAGGCACGGGCAGGGCTTCGGCCCAGTGGACTGTCATAGACCCGTCCAATATCGCGCAGTCCATCGTAAACAACTCTAAATCACTCGTGCAGGAGTCGCAGACGGCGACGCACATGGTGAAAAATTTTCAGGAAACGGTGAAAATCTACCAGCAGGCGAAGAAATATTATGACGCGCTCCAGTCGGTGAACAACCTTGTCCGCGATGCCCGCAAGGTGCAGCAGACAATCCTGATGCTCGGCAATATCTCCGGCTATTATGTCAACAATTTCCAGAAAATGCTGACAGACCCCAATTTCACAAGCGCGGAACTGTCGGCAATCGCTTCCGGCTACACCCGTATCCTTGAAGAAGCCAACGGTGTCCTCGGCGACTTGAAGCAGGTAGTCAATATAACTACACTGAGCATGACCGACAAAGACCGCATGGATGTCGTGGACGACTGCTACAAGGAGATGAAGCGTCTGAAGAACCTCACGGCGTACTATACCAACAAGAACATCAGCGTGTCATACCTGCGCGCCAAAAAGAAAGCCGACACCAAACGTGTGGTGGCTCTCTACGGCGACGGCTCCGAAAAATACTGGTGA